agaaacgattcgttAAGAAGTTACAATAAAAGTATGAAATAATGACGAATTTCCTGTTAGTAGGTACATTATAACGTAAGAAGAAGTCGATGATATGTGTGTAATCTATTTGTGAGCGTTGTGTTTACTACTTGTCATCTGTAAAGTTGATagatgtaatttttatcgatctcTTACCGTTAATACTATATTTCAAAACGATGGTCATATAATTCGATACAAGAGTGACATCGTTGAGAAATAAAGTTAGGTTGTACAACTAACCAGTAGCTACTGGTACCAGTAGAAACATCATGAATCACCTTCAAAGATTTCAAAAATCTGATAAACACAATACATATAAACACATTACGCAAATACCATCGATTTGTTTATAGACTGTGATATACTACGAGGAAGTTCGTTCTAATTTCATATCTTTTTTATAACTTTATAACGAAATGTTCGTTCGACTGTATTTAAAAAAcgttttttcttatttcaattCATGAAACATACTAGCACCTCGTAAATGTTATCCGATACTAACGACATGTCATCATTCACTGTTGCATTTCTACAATATGTAAGGTTTAAATGAATAGTTTTccttgaaaatttttttcttttcacactTTTTCTATGTTCGTTACGTATACAGTGGTCGATCAAATTATTACAAACACTTTGAAACTACTACTTATTCGAAGTTTGGTGAAGAATATATATCTATATGGCATTACGAGCCAGAAATATGAAAGAACTgtcgaaaaaatatcaaaagcaTGCAGAGATGTGTTCAGGTAATTTATAGATGAAAAAGGTGGCATATATTCCTTTCATCGTAAAAACTTTCAAATAATAGACATTGTAATAATTTGATTGCCCATTGCATATTCCACTCACTTCGATGTTTTTCAAATCGAAATCATCCTCGaaatgtttacaattttttcgataGCGGGCTCTCAGCAATGCAAGATGCGATTACGGGATATTCGTCGGCGCCTCGTCGGACAATTATAGCATAACACCGGAATTAGCGCCATTGGCAGCAGGTTTGAAGATGTATCTGAACGAGACATTCACGACACTCCGATTGACCGATCTCACCGTATGGATCAAAGTACGTCCGCGAtcttcgatcgatttcaaaAATTCACCGGTAGTTCCCCGTGCAACGATACCACGTTCACGGAAAGTACACAAATCGCGGAGATAACGATCACCTTTACACGAAAGATAACGTATGCAATACCGGGGAACAAGTTTTCGGGACGAACTGAAAATCCTTGCTCGTTGCAGCACTTTCAAAGCTGGCCGAAAAAGTACCCGATTTGCGTGCACGCGGAGGGCCAAACAACAGCCGCGATACTCTTGCTGGCTGGGTTTCACAACCGACCTATCCACGTGTGTCACGTGGCGCGAAAGGAGGAAATTCAAATTATACGCGCCGCTAAAGAGAAGGTGAGTGCCCGATAACAGGACGATTCAAAAATACATGTTCATACTTCAACGGGGGGGAAAAAGCAACAAGTGAAACTGCCCTATGAATGCGCGCTCTGTATACCTTGGTTTTTCAATTACGGATCGAAAAAATATGTTCGGTGTAAAAagcaaaatcaatttttcgaaaccaGGTTACCGGAATATCATCTGAGAACGAATGTAGTACCATTAGAGTGAcatttttctcgtcgatttttcaaatacgattTTGTAATGACACGAAACAACGTCAAAATTTCGTATGAAAGATACTTCTGTTGCAAAAAACTCTCGAaagaattgtatttaaaaactattatttaaatactattgTCCGTATCCAGGAGATGAAATTAAGCCTCAAAGTTGCAGggaaaataatgaatttaagcTTCGGAACagttttgaaaaattgcaatttctttgaacaatatgttaaaaaattttcgctttttacactttattttatacaattcattgtttttttatcttttcatcttaatatttgaaaatgttggcaaattttgttcgtttctttcaatgAAGGTTAGCATTGGTACAATAGAATCAACTTGAATTGTAAAAAGATATGATATAATAGCTGTTTATATTATAGACACGTATTGTTAATTAGTCCTTGACTGTCAAAACCTGTCGCCAAAGGTAGAAACGGTCCGCGGTACTGCTTCTGATTGGAAAGGTAAGAAAAACATTTATAACCGCGTGACTAAActgaaaaatacaactacccGAAAACTCTCTATAAccgttgttaaatatttcttacattTGTTTTATTAGGTGATATCCGTTGTTAGTGTGTAGATTCACCTGTTGAAGTACGGATATGTATTTCAGGAATACCTTGTGTACTCGATTCTTCGCGATTCGAATTCTCGAGGAACAACATTCGCGAGGAACAACATTCGTCGTTTTTTTTACAGGAAATGGCAGTCACTTGCGAAGTCTGCCCTCATCATTTGTTCCTCTGCGACGAAGACCTCGAGAGAATCGGTCACGGACGAGGCCAAGTCCGACCGTTATTAGGGACCAAAGAGGATCAACAAGCGctctgggaaaatttggacgtGATCGATTGCTTCGCGACGGATCACGGTAAAATATGTTATTTGTGTACTTGTACTTAAAAGCGCTGAAAAATCGAAGTTGTataattatttggaaaaaacGGGCACAGACTTCCATTTCGTTGAACTTCGGATGTAACGTAgcgaggaatgtctcgagtaatATGCACTGTACCCGATGACCGAAACAATCGTGATACAAATATTACGACGAAAAAGTTGTACCTGTTACGTTACATTTACTCCGATataaacgatagaaagcaatGTTTACAATGTTTCATCGAAAAGATCCAACTCGACCAATTTAGGTttcagatatttcgcactttgTGTGGAAACGATGTGACACCGACTCCATgatttttcacattttattttaaagttCACAGATTGAGAATAACGTTACAATTATAACcgtaatatttttacatacaGTATAAATTGTACATTACGATTTTGAACGTGTattaaaatacacgtgtacacgagacacgtataacgtctattaAGAACGCCTACGTATTAAAgtaaacgtaacgtaacgtgtaCAATTCTCTTTTGCAATTTTTGAACCACGATCGTGTTCCATATTTCGATAAACTGCTAGGTACTTTTAAACGAATGAACCTAGGTAAATGTAAATTTATGATACAAGTTTGTAACATGTAACACACGAGTTTCTATACTTTTAAGCACCGCACACGGTACAAGAGAAATCGAGCGAGAAGCCACCACCTGGGTTCCCTGGACTCGAAACCATGCTTCCTCTATTGCTGACCGCTGTTCACGAAGGGAAAATGACTATGGAGGTTCGTGTTGCGATCTGTATGCGATCGTTCGAAGCtaattctttttatcgtttatttgtgactaataaataaatacgtttcTCGAGTAGTATACAAGTGTGGATTGTAAACGTATCGAGACATTGTTTCGGACACGGTTTCGTCGCAAGACGAGTGTCGTGAGCGCGTTACACAAGGAgataaaattttgcgtttcgattttttttataacCTATGGGCAATGACCGAGCCGAGTGCGTTAAAAGATTGCGTATCTTTTCAGGATATAATAGACAAACTTTACCGAAACCCGAAACGTATCTTCAATATACCGGACCAGCCGAACACCTACATCGAAGTCGATCTCGACGACGAGTGGGTGATACCGGAGGCCATGCCCTTCAGCAAATCGAAATGGACACCGTTCGTAGGGATGAAAGTTCGCGGATCGGTGCACAGAGTGGTCATAAGGGGAGAGGTGGCTTACGTTGAGGGACAGGTCCTGGCGAATCCTGGCTTCGGGCAGGACATCAAGGAAATCCAGACGAAAATGAAACATCAGGGTCTGACGAACTCGGTGCCGAGCATCGACGTGATCAGCCGACCGAACTCTGCTTTGGACGGTCTTCTGTCGCCGTGTgacgaaaaatataacaatttctcCGAGCGTGGAGCGGATATGTCGGAGGAAGAACAAAACGGTACGACGAAACGTTTTTACACCCGGACAAACCAATGTACACATAGTTTCAAAGTCCGGTGATCGTTGGATCTGTGTTACTCTACGAGGACTAAATGTCTCTTTAGTTTTGCAATGGATTTGTAATCTCGAATTTAGCGAAAGATAGGAAAAAACTTTGGCGGGAAGAGTTGAATTGTACGATAGCGTCTATTGTTCTacgatttcattttcatcgtatGTGCAACGATACGCTTAGAAAATGCATATTTGAATCAAAATGGAGTAAACCGTTGCACGCGGATTGCTTCGTGCTACGGGCACAATTCGACTCGTTCCGTTTCTCTCTGGAAATCTGTGAACGAGTTTGCGAAAGAGAAACGAGTATCGTTACGTTGGCGACTCGATCACAGAGGGCGTAGCgagtcaaacattcctttcgataaatgtgactcGAATCTCAAGGGACGCACACTTAAAGCGGGAACACTGTAATCTCGAATTTAGCGAAAGATAGAAAAAAACTTTGGAGGGAAGAGTCGAGTTGTACGATAGCGTCTATTGTTCTACGACTTCATTTTCATCGTATGTGCAACGATGCACTTAAAAAATgcatatttgaataaaaatgctACGGGCACAATTCGACTCGTTCCGTTTCTCTCTGGAAATCTGTGAACGAGTTTGCGAAAGAGAAACTAGTATCGTTACGTTCGCGACTCGTTCACAGAGGGCGTAACGAGTCAAATTACCGACACGATCGTTTTTCGGTTTTCCGCTTTCAGAACCGTACGCGCATCTCCTGCAATCGCACAAATCGAACGTCCACTTCGCCGTGGACGTGGACACCCGTGAACACACGAAACAACCCCCGACCCAACGTACCATATCACCCCTACCGATCAGCAGCGCGATGAAGTACAAGAGCGACAGCAACTCCAATCTCTTCATGAACACCGTCGCGCCCATACCACCGGTACACACCACTCAAAGCCTGATCGGGCACAACATCCTCTCCGTGGACGTCTTCAACAAGGAGATACTGAAGGATCTCTTTTACATCGCGGAGTACTTTCGCAACGCTGTCAGAAAGGATCGCCCGTTGGATCACATTCTACGCGTAAGAATTCATTAACGATTTTCCTGCCACGAACCGGTTCTCGATTCTACAAGCACTCCGTCACCTCGAACAGGGAAAACTGATGGCCTTGATTTTCTACGAGGTCAGCACGAGAACCTCCTCCAGCTTTGCCGCCGCGATGGAGAGACTCGGCGGTCGGGTGATACACATGAACTGTTCCACGTCATCGGTGAAGAAGGGAGAGACTCTGGAAGGTGTGGAATCCATCGTTTTACACGATGTTACCGAACCGATGCTACGAGCCGAAAGGTGGTGTCACTCTAcgccgaagaaataaatcgaaaacaattttaaattccgTACGAAAACGTTCCGTcactcttcttcgtttcgcgtagaTTCTCACCCTCTCGGCTCAAccgtcggattgttcaatttCTTATAATCGTTACACAAGCGAAAAATGATTCATTCGCGACTGTATTGCAGATTCCGTGGCGGTGATGGCAGGCTACGTGGATATCGTCGTGATGCGACATCCCGAGCCAGGCGCCGTATCGGTAAGCAGAGTTCATCCCGTGCTAAATTCGCTTGCCACCAAatttttctcgcgcgacgaCTTTAGTCGCGAAAAGTAGTCGAGAAGCTATTCGATTCACAAATGCAGTCTCCATTGACGAGAACGACTATTTTACTCTCAAGTGGACGCGTAGCTCGACTCATTGACAACTGATCGTTGTCGGTTCCATCGCTTGGGGTGCGATTTCCatcgaatttcgatcgacgaacaaaatTCCGTACTATTATATACCGTAgagtttcaaaaattgttcaattttcgagTCTCTTCCAATATCCGCATCGTCCCTTGTTAACCAACGACCCGTGCGAGCGGATTTCCCTTTCCCCTGTGACTTTTTACCTCGTAGAACAACGGTCAACTCGTCGATAATATGTACACTTGCGACTCGATGGTCGAAATGGTAGGGAAAGTGTCGATCAACTTGGTCGCGTTTACCCTCGTGAGCGAGACACTCGGCTAACCTCGGTTGTTCTGCGATCTCTGTGTCAGAAAGCGGCGCAACACAGCAGAAAACCACTGTTGAACGCCGGTGACGGTGTCGGGGAGCATCCGACGCAAGCTCTCCTGGACATTTTCACGATCAGAGACGAAATCGGGACGGTGAACGGGCTGACGATCACGATGGTCGGTGATTTGAAGCACGGCAGGACGGTCCATTCCCTGGCGAGGTCGGTTTACACAGTTTACGGCTCGAGGTGCGGCCTTGCCCCTCGTGTCCGACAATTGATCGTTTCTATTCGATCCGCGTCCAGATTAAAACTCTCGTACGCTTGTACCGCGATACAGGTTGCTGACTCTGTACAACGTCGAGCTACGTTACGTCTCCCCGGCGAAACTTGGCATGCCTGGCCACGTGATGAAGTACGTGTCCGAGCGTGGAATCCCCCAGGAGAAGTTCCGGTCGCTCGAGGACGCGCTTCCAGACACGGACGTCCTTTACATGACTCGCATACAGCAGGAACGTTTCAGCACCCAGAAGGATTATCGACAGGTAACACGGTGAAACCAACCGGTGAGATTCTCGTTCGATGTGTGCTACCGAGCGATTCGACGAGAGGAATGCGCGCGAGACCGTGACCAAGACCTTAATAACGAGATAAAGTCGTTTAGGAAGAGATAACGGGAGCGTCTCGAGATTATTCTGTTTTTCGTGGTGATTGGTATTTGTTTACTCCGTGTCGACGACTCGTACAACCGGTACTCGTTCGGCCTTGAAGCGCGAAACACGTTCCGCTAACCGATgggaaaatataagaaggaaaaaaaaaacaaaaaagaaactaatctTTCGACAGGCTTGTGGTCGCTTCGTGATAACACCACAGCTGATGTCCCGCGCCAAGAGGAAGATGATAGTGATGCATCCCCTACCTCGTGTCTTCGAGATCAACCCGGACTTCGACATGGATCCGCGCGCCGCCTACTTCCGCCAAGCTGAAAACGGCGTTTACGTTCGAATGGCGCTTTTGGAGATGGTCCTTAGACGTCCGTGAATTTTGAACGGAATTCGGCCGAGGAACGCGACCCAACGACGGGAGAAGAATATCACCGATACCGGATCACGCGAGATACCTTTTCACGCATTTCCTAATTTCTAGCCGGCTAACAATGTTTCATAATCGATAGAAGGGACAACGGCCAACTCTTGTAAACGACGACAGGGGAACGGAGCAAACCATACCTCCTTTTATCTGCAAAACTCCATTCCGATGATTGTactcggcgtcgtcgtcgtcgtcgtcgtcgtcgttttcatcatcatcatcgtctttctcctcctcctcctcctcctccttttccTCTTCTCGACGTTCGATTCCCTTTCGTTGGATCGCTAACGCTACGATAATAAAACTTTTTCACCAAGCACATTCCACTCCACCGCATAAACATACgacggagtttttttttttttcttctcagctcttttcctttttatctgtacgtaataatatatttaccgAGACAATTAAAATTTGCGTCACAATTAACGATATAAtttgtccccccccccccccctgtttTCGATTCGCTGGATCGGTGGCGCGTACAGTGATAGAAATCTCGTTACTTTTGAACAAtactttatatacatacatatatatacacttaTCTATATGTACACGCAACGTAAGCATATATAAATTCGtccgtaattaatataaattatcaGCCGAACGATTCGAGCGACGAATTGTTCGGCGTgcacgcgcgaaacgattcaCGACAATTAACGTCATACTCTTATCGAGTTTCGTGAACGATCGTATCCACGCACGAGAACGCGTCAAAGTTTACGCGCGCGTTATTGAAAGACACGCGATAAAAATCGATTCGCTCCGCTCTTGGAATTGGTTCTTCATCGTTCGTTAATCGTTACAAAGCCGAAGAAATGACTAGACATTGAAACCTCGGCGGTGTCGTGATCGCTATCGCGACggaacatacatacatacatacatacatatacatacatatatatatatatatatatatatatatatatatatatatatatatatatttatatacatacataaatacatacatatatacacatatatttatttatttatatctctTTCATCGTGATCGAAAAAACGAAAATTCCCTGCGCTCGTGTTCGCGACGAAATTGTTTTACCCGTGTGTCTTCTTAGATTCTCGGCCCCGGTAGGCGCACCCTCGTCCCCGTTGGTTCGCGAGCTCGTATCGTGGAGCAATCTCGCACGAAATCCCTCGCCGAATTCGAGCAAACATCGAGTTTTCGTGTACCGTTCGCGATCACGTTCGTACGAAGAACTATGTGTACATCTTGAGCCACGAGAATCCTCTCTCTCCGAgaacgatcgatacgatcgagaatttcttttctttttcgtattatattttttttttcctttcctttcgtcTCGTTTACGAGCTAGATAAATAACGATGTATATTAATCACAGTTACAGGGGAGGGGGATAATGTTAATAACGCTCGCGAGAAGTACACAGGTGCACTGTTCGCGAAATCTacgtcgcgacgatcgatcgcgaatcgtTGATTTCCTCGCGTATCGTTATTGAATGTAATTAAGCCGACGCGTTAATTGTTCGCGTGATTTCGCGGCGTTATTCGTAAAAATCACCGGCCTCCCCAGgctcgacgaacgagaaagTTCGATCGAGGAGCGATTCTCGGCACTCCAAGACGGGGGTGAGGGGGTGTCAGACCACGGCGTCCCTTGTACGAAAACCGGCGTCGCTGGAACCGTTCGGACACATGTCCGACGCCAACGATTTCGCGTCCTCCTTCTCGCTCCGTTTCGCGCGTGACAGCGGCGGCATTCTCAGCTtgagcttcttcttcttctgcaacGCGTCCTGTTTCCTGAAACGGGACGTGAACGTTTCGACATCGCTCGtttctcgcgagatacggttaaCCTTCCACGATTCATCCATCTCGTATCCATTTTTCATTCGGCGTCCCGAACTGAACGAAACTCACAGCGGTAAAAAAAAGACACGTTTCGGTTAAAATGTGTCCAAACGCGACGCAAATCGGACTACTCTCGATCGACTTAACGGAGAACGATTCAGAAATACGTCTATACGTCAGAATATAGAACGAATCTACCGAACTATTAAGCGAATAAAGACCGTCTTATGAATATTCAAAGTGTTTAAAAAATAGTAGGTTCGAGACTCTTTTATTTCGCGACCGTCTAAAATTTATCGACTATTCTGAGAAGATGGTTACTGGAAGAAATTGAGTATCGTATCGAATGGTTCCAAAAATAAGTAAACAATGCTCGACGTTGTTCTCATTTCTCTTAATTCGGGAGTCATTTTTCCAGTTCCCAACTATACGCAATCTTGCGAAAAAGAATGCAGaatgaatttgaaattattggtggaactttgaacattttcttcgataacgtgaaaaatgaaaatacaatgtATATAACGTACGTTTGTAAAGTATTCGTCCCCTGAGGTACggatatatatttttgaatcgtCTTGTACCAGATCGATCAAGAGTGTTTCGATTTACGTCACGTTTGGCGTCATTGTAATCGAAGGAATCTAAACTATTTTCGGAAAGGTAGGAAggtgattattttttttcgttatcACGGTGACATCTTCGAATGGCAAATCTCGGCCGTCTCCACTCGACGTACCACATCGACGGTATCCTACACGCGTAACGTTCGCCGCTGATTCCCAAATCATCTAAAGGTTAACCGTGCATTACCGAGGAGATAACATTGTCATCCACGTACTGGTGTTTGCAGTCGATGAAGATCCCCATCGAGAACAGTATCACTATAGCGACAACGATACCGATCACGACCACAACCAGCGTCACTATCGCGTCCTCCTCCTCGGGCGTGAAGGGTTCCTCTGTCGTCGACCACGACACTTCGCCTGAAACACGTGTTACTTATGAACCATTCACGTGAGacgatctcgatcgtttcgagcaattaaGATAATAGAAACAATATGTCGATTATCGAGCCACGGAAACGCAAACGTCTTCcatttacgaaagaaatttcgttccGTAACGATCTCGCGCGAACCCGTGTTTAACGATCCAACGATGTCGCGAGGCCGAGTTTCGTTTCTCTATCGTTGGATCATCGATGACCCACGActgtttcgatcgattctccAGGTCTCCGCGTTCGTGCAACCTTAACATCTTTGTATCGAATAACACGTGATTGCGTGAAATCGAAAACTACCGATCGCACTGGACTTCGGTATTTCAGCGTTCAATGTGAAAATTAGAGAAACtccgttaaacgatatacgaccaACGAA
The Ptiloglossa arizonensis isolate GNS036 chromosome 12, iyPtiAriz1_principal, whole genome shotgun sequence DNA segment above includes these coding regions:
- the LOC143153397 gene encoding uncharacterized protein LOC143153397, whose amino-acid sequence is MWPDSLLRDLEPVDSRTDDLENATRRTTVHTRRRNRYSNDTNMRLRVRSINDSHGLAYSTKGEVSWSTTEEPFTPEEEDAIVTLVVVVIGIVVAIVILFSMGIFIDCKHQKQDALQKKKKLKLRMPPLSRAKRSEKEDAKSLASDMCPNGSSDAGFRTRDAVV